The Roseofilum capinflatum BLCC-M114 genomic sequence TGCCGTGTTAATTGATTCGGCCTTAATTGTGCGGGGGATTTTTGCCGATGAGTTTAATCTGAGTGGCCAACAGTGGTATGTGACCAGTTTAGTGATTGTGAGTGCGGCGATCGCCTTAATTAAGGTGTGGTTGCCGATTCTCTATGAAGGCTTGACCTTGATTAAACCCCAAATGCAAGCGCCAGAATGGTTAGAAGATGAAAGTTTAGTCCAATGGCTGAAAAGTTTGGCGATCGGGGTGTTGGTTTTAGCCGGAGGATTGGGTCTAGGTTGGCTATTAAATTGGGTTCCTGAAAGCCCCCAAACTTGGATTACAACAGAAGCAGCCACTGCCCTACTCACCTATTTTATGATTGCTGTAGCGGTGATTGTGGTCGCGGTTCCTGAAGGCTTACCCCTGAGTGTGGTGCTGAGTCTGGCTTATAGTATGCGACGGATGACCCGACAAAATGCCCTGGTGCGACAAATGCAAGCCTGCGAGACCATTGGCGCAACCACAGTGATCTGTTCGGATAAGACCGGAACCCTGACGCTCAATAAGATGGAAGTGAGTGAGGCCTGTATTGGGGGAGACTTAGATCTGATTGCAGAGGCGATCGCCATTAACAGTACCGCCAATTTACAGCGCAGTTGTAACCTGAATTTAGGCGAAGAAGAAGTTACCTCCATTGGCGATCCCACGGAAGGAGCGCTGCTGTTATGGTTAGATACTCAACAGCGTAGCTATGAGCAGGAACGGGAAAGTTTTCGCACTTTAAACCAGCTAACTTTTTCCCCAGAACGTAAATATATGGCGACTGTGGGCTATTCTCGCCATCGGGAACGCCCGATTCTTCATATTAAAGGAGCGCCGGAAATTGTTCTAGCCCAATGTAGCTATAGGGTGACCGAAAAAGGGGTGCAACCGATTCCCAGCCATAGTGCGATCGCCGAACAGATGAAAACCTACGAAGCCAATGGTATGAGGCTCTTAGGCTTTGCCTATCGAGATAACTTAGACCACTGCTCTCCCGAAGAGGACATCGATATTGAGCGCCTGATGACTCAAGGCATGATTTGGTTAGGCTTTGTGGCTATTGCTGACCCCATTCGCCCCGATGTTCCCAGAGCCATTAAAACCTGTCAACGGGCTGGTGTTGGGGTGAAAATCGTCACGGGAGATAATCCCAACACCTCCAAATATATCGCCCGTCAAATTGGCTTAGTCACCGATGAGGATGGCCCGGAATGCTTCTTAACCGGTCAAGACTTTGCCCAACTCGACGATCGCCAAGCGCGGGAGGCTGTACGCTCCTTAAAAGTCCTCTCCCGTGCCCGTCCTGCGGATAAACAACGGTTGGTAAAACTTTTACAAGAGAATGGGGAAGTTGTGGCTGTTACCGGAGACGGAACCAACGACGCGCCCGCCCTCAATCAAGCCCAAGTGGGGTTAGCCATGGGGCAAGAAAGCACCTCCGTAGCCAAGGAAGCCAGTGATATTATTATCCTAGATCACTCCTTCAAGAGTATTGAAAATGCGGTCATGTGGGGGCGATCGCTCTATCAGAATATCCAGAAATTTATCCTCTTTCAACTCACCATTAATGTCGCTGCCTGTGGTATAGCCCTCCTCGGCCCCTTTATCAACATCAATTTACCCCTAACCGTCACCCAACTGTTATGGGTCAACCTAATTATGGATACCTTTGCCGCCCTCGCCCTAGCCACCGATCCCCCCAATCCCATGGTGATGCGTCATCCTCCCCGCAACCCCAAAGCCTTTATTATCAGTCCATCGATGGCCAAACAACTCTTATCGGTGGCCTTTGTCTTCCTGATCTTTTTTGTCGGCTTTCTCCTCTATATTCAGCAAGATGGAATCGTTGACCCCTATGAACTCTCCCTCTTCTTTACTACCTTTGTAATGGTCAACTGGTGGAATTTATTTAACGCTAAATGCTTTGGCTTAAAAGATTCCGTGTTCAAAAATCTCAAAGAGAATCCTGGCTTTATCATCATTTCTGCGGTAATTGTCTTTGGACAGATCATTATTGTTCAATGGGGCGGCGGCTTCTTTAGAACAGTTCCCCTTTCTTTGTACGATTGGTTAGTTATTTGGGGTGGAACCTCCATTATCCTTTGGGTAGGAGAGCTAGGGAGATTATTGGCTCGTCTGCGTACCCAAATGGGCCAAAGTTAGGGGTCTATAATTATGAATCACTGATATCAAAAACCTCAATCGGCCCGATCTTTAAAGCTTTAGATCAATGACTCAATTCGACGAAAAGTTTCCCTTAAACTCAGTTTTCCAACCCTTGATGGAAAAGGTGGGGTTTAACTCTTGGACAGCCTTAAGTCAGGCTTCAGGAGTCTCCATGAAACAATTACGGCGTATCCGTCAAGGTAAGATAGAAGATCTGAAAATAAGTACACTGTTGCAGTTAGCAACTGCCTTACAAATTTCTGCCCCAGAATTGTTGTCTGCTGTGGCGAAACTTCCCGATCCGGTCACTGAGCTAAGGCAAGAATACGATCGCCTGCAACGGCAACTCGAACAACAACCTCAAGAGTTAAAAGAGGGCTTTGAGCGAGAGAGCTTAGACCAGTTAGAGTCTTGGTTACGCTATTGGCCGATCGCCGTGGCTAAGGTGGAACAGGATGCCAATATCAAGCCCGTAAATTTGGTAAAATTAGTCACGCCGGTTGAGCGGTTGGTGCAAAGTTGGGGACTAGAAGCCATAGCAGCAGTGGGCGATCGCCTTCCCTACGATCCCCAATGGCATCAACTCACCCAAGGAACAGCCGATCCAGGCACGTTGGTAACAGTGGTTGCCCCCGGATACCGCTATCAGCACAAGTTGCTATTTCGGGCAGAAGTTTCGATTCATTAAAAATTCAAAATATAGCCCTTTCTGCTTCGGGTCTAGGTTCTAGAAGATAAAGTCATTGCCAGCGCCACCGGTAATGGTGACACTTGGTAGATACTGCTTATCCTGTGTTGAATAAACGGTTATTGCATCAAGTTGAAACATAGATGATACAGCAGTTTTCGCTGTTATGTGGGACATCTTGATCCCCCTAAATCCCCCTTAAAAAGGGGGACTTTCCTATTCCCCCCTTTTTAAGGGGGGCAAGGGGGGATCTTTTCCTACTGTCCACCGATACAGCGCAAAGCGCTGTATGTAGAATAGATAAAATTTAAGTGATTAGACTATTTCTCGTTGCATAACTCATTTAGACTAGCTATATAAAGAATTGTTTATAGCAGCACTCACCTATGAATCTACTTTGGAAAGGACTGTTAATTGTCGTCATTCTCGTAGCTAGTATTATTTTACCAGCCCAGGCGATTTCGATGCGGGAATTTCCCCATCAGGTTTGGGATCAAGAGAGTGCTACCCCCCGGTTAATCAGTGCGGTGGATGAGTCTAGGAACTTAGAAGACGTGGCGCAGGAAGCGTTTACAGCAGCGAATCAAGGGGATTTTGCCACAGCAGAAGCGGATTGGACGCAAATTTTAGAGGCTTATCCCGAAAGTGCCGCCGCTTGGAGCAATCGGGGGATTACCCGTGCGAGTCAGGGAGATTTTGAGGGGGCGATCGCCGATTATAATGAAGCGATCGAACTGATGCCTACCGTTGCCGATCCCTATCTCAACCGGGGAGCCGCCTTAGAAGGGTTAGGACGCTA encodes the following:
- a CDS encoding calcium-translocating P-type ATPase, PMCA-type, coding for MTIQKSQPDLQDSKHLWGLTATEVEASRQQYGLNILTPPEQTPWWELYLEKYEDPIIRILIVAALLAMTIGFVDGEYLEGLGILVAIFLATTVSFINEYKATQEFNILNQVNDEVPVTVVRNGVFSKVPKKEIVVGDVVLLEAGDEVPADGLAIGAVSFQINESSLTGETLPVNKVTSHQLEKLTVSSTAYPPDQVMRGTIVVDGHGIIEVIAIGDQTEIGKTARAAAGPTDEKTPLNQQLDRLSQLIGVCGLVIAVLIDSALIVRGIFADEFNLSGQQWYVTSLVIVSAAIALIKVWLPILYEGLTLIKPQMQAPEWLEDESLVQWLKSLAIGVLVLAGGLGLGWLLNWVPESPQTWITTEAATALLTYFMIAVAVIVVAVPEGLPLSVVLSLAYSMRRMTRQNALVRQMQACETIGATTVICSDKTGTLTLNKMEVSEACIGGDLDLIAEAIAINSTANLQRSCNLNLGEEEVTSIGDPTEGALLLWLDTQQRSYEQERESFRTLNQLTFSPERKYMATVGYSRHRERPILHIKGAPEIVLAQCSYRVTEKGVQPIPSHSAIAEQMKTYEANGMRLLGFAYRDNLDHCSPEEDIDIERLMTQGMIWLGFVAIADPIRPDVPRAIKTCQRAGVGVKIVTGDNPNTSKYIARQIGLVTDEDGPECFLTGQDFAQLDDRQAREAVRSLKVLSRARPADKQRLVKLLQENGEVVAVTGDGTNDAPALNQAQVGLAMGQESTSVAKEASDIIILDHSFKSIENAVMWGRSLYQNIQKFILFQLTINVAACGIALLGPFININLPLTVTQLLWVNLIMDTFAALALATDPPNPMVMRHPPRNPKAFIISPSMAKQLLSVAFVFLIFFVGFLLYIQQDGIVDPYELSLFFTTFVMVNWWNLFNAKCFGLKDSVFKNLKENPGFIIISAVIVFGQIIIVQWGGGFFRTVPLSLYDWLVIWGGTSIILWVGELGRLLARLRTQMGQS
- a CDS encoding helix-turn-helix domain-containing protein, giving the protein MTQFDEKFPLNSVFQPLMEKVGFNSWTALSQASGVSMKQLRRIRQGKIEDLKISTLLQLATALQISAPELLSAVAKLPDPVTELRQEYDRLQRQLEQQPQELKEGFERESLDQLESWLRYWPIAVAKVEQDANIKPVNLVKLVTPVERLVQSWGLEAIAAVGDRLPYDPQWHQLTQGTADPGTLVTVVAPGYRYQHKLLFRAEVSIH
- a CDS encoding tetratricopeptide repeat protein, with product MNLLWKGLLIVVILVASIILPAQAISMREFPHQVWDQESATPRLISAVDESRNLEDVAQEAFTAANQGDFATAEADWTQILEAYPESAAAWSNRGITRASQGDFEGAIADYNEAIELMPTVADPYLNRGAALEGLGRYTEAIEDYNHILEINPDDAQAYNNRGNAKMGLQDWEGAIADYKTCNELAPNFAF